One genomic segment of Hevea brasiliensis isolate MT/VB/25A 57/8 chromosome 3, ASM3005281v1, whole genome shotgun sequence includes these proteins:
- the LOC110666252 gene encoding histidine--tRNA ligase, chloroplastic/mitochondrial isoform X3 — MEPSPGPLGPNCQTWADRHFGLGPFRFWSLPKEKRNYLLPSPLSSLAAHCAQRTTEREHRGTSHFPSGHRHAYDPIFTSYTTTTTQPPSSAQSPTENGGSSGRSGALAAPPVVLEEAVQKIDFNPPKGTRDFPPEEMRLRNWLFNNCREVSRLYGFEEVDFPVLESEALFIRKAGEEIRDQLYCFEDHGNRRVALRPELTPSLARLVIQKLVSLPLKWSAVGQCWRYERMTRGRRRERYQWNMDIVGVPEVTRIGITASDVGFKVSSRKEVLRCYSISENLFGKVCIIIDKRYLEEQGKQLLILNNFSHSLKGLVIRSGFSLMHQLSVALPTTLGFDREGKLRAICDGGRYDHLLSTFGGDDIPACGFGFGDAVIVELLKEKGIIPELSVQVENIVCALDHDLQGAAAKVATLLRDKGQSVDLVLENKPLKWVFKRAARINAQRLILVGNTEWQKGMVGVKILSTGEQYEVKLDELD, encoded by the exons ATGGAGCCTTCTCCTGGACCATTAGGCCCTAATTGCCAAACTTGGGCTGATAGACACTTTGGGTTGGGCCCATTTAGATTTTGGTCCTTACCCAAAGAAAAAAGAAACTATCTTCTCCCCTCTCCCCTCTCCAGCTTAGCTGCTCACTGTGCTCAGCGAACGACTGAACGAGAGCATAGAGGGACCAGCCATTTCCCTTCCGGCCACCGCCATGCCTACGATCCTATCTTCACTTCATATACTACAACCACGACTCAGCCTCCAT CCTCGGCACAGTCTCCAACTGAAAATGGCGGTAGCAGTGGTAGGTCCGGTGCCCTAGCTGCTCCGCCGGTGGTTCTGGAAGAAGCTGTTCAAAAAATCGATTTCAATCCTCCAAAAGGAACCAGAGATTTCCCTCCTGAAGAAATGCGCCTCCGTAACTGGCTCTTCAACAATTGCAGAGAG GTCtcgagattgtatggattcgaagaagTTGATTTCCCAGTATTGGAGTCGGAGGCATTGTTTATTAGGAAAGCCGGAGAGGAAATTAGGGACCAG TTATATTGTTTTGAAGATCACGGAAATCGACGTGTTGCATTGAGGCCTGAACTCACTCCTTCTCTAGCAAGGCTAGTAATACA aaAATTAGTATCCCTCCCGCTGAAATGGTCTGCTGTTGGACAGTGCTGGCGATATGAGAGGATGACAAGGGGTCGTCGTCGTGAGCGCTATCAGTGGAATATGGATATTGTTGGTGTACCTGAAGTCACA CGGATTGGGATAACTGCATCAGATGTTGGATTCAAGGTCTCTAGCAGAAAG GAAGTATTGAGGTGCTATTCCATATCTGAAAATTTGTTTGGCAAGGTCTGCATCATCATAGACAAG AGGTACTTGGAGGAGCAGGGGAAGCAGTTGCTGATCTTAAACAACTTTTCTCACTCGCTGAAAGGTTTGGTTATTCGGAGTGGATTCAGTTTGATGCATCAGTTGTCCGTGGCCTTGCCTACTACACTG GGTTTTGATAGAGAAGGAAAATTGAGAGCCATATGTGATGGTGGGAGATATGATCACTTACTCTCTACTTTTGGAGGTGATGACATTCCAGCTTGTGGCTTTGGATTTGGGGATGCTGTCATAGTTGAA CTACTGAAGGAGAAGGGTATCATACCAGAACTCAGTGTCCAAGTAGAGAACATTGTGTGCGCTCTAGACCATGATCTTCAAGGAGCAGCTGCTAAAGTTGCTACCTTACTCAGAGATAAAGGACAAAGTGTTGATTTAGTTTTGGAAAACAAACCTCTTAAATG GGTGTTC
- the LOC110666252 gene encoding histidine--tRNA ligase, chloroplastic/mitochondrial isoform X2 encodes MEPSPGPLGPNCQTWADRHFGLGPFRFWSLPKEKRNYLLPSPLSSLAAHCAQRTTEREHRGTSHFPSGHRHAYDPIFTSYTTTTTQPPSSAQSPTENGGSSGRSGALAAPPVVLEEAVQKIDFNPPKGTRDFPPEEMRLRNWLFNNCREVSRLYGFEEVDFPVLESEALFIRKAGEEIRDQLYCFEDHGNRRVALRPELTPSLARLVIQKLVSLPLKWSAVGQCWRYERMTRGRRRERYQWNMDIVGVPEVTRIGITASDVGFKVSSRKEVLRCYSISENLFGKVCIIIDKIEKIPLDEIKKDLKSVGMSEEAIEELLQVLSIKSLTKLEDETILKFKLYLTACVNVEVLGGAGEAVADLKQLFSLAERFGYSEWIQFDASVVRGLAYYTGIIFEGFDREGKLRAICDGGRYDHLLSTFGGDDIPACGFGFGDAVIVELLKEKGIIPELSVQVENIVCALDHDLQGAAAKVATLLRDKGQSVDLVLENKPLKWVFKRAARINAQRLILVGNTEWQKGMVGVKILSTGEQYEVKLDELD; translated from the exons ATGGAGCCTTCTCCTGGACCATTAGGCCCTAATTGCCAAACTTGGGCTGATAGACACTTTGGGTTGGGCCCATTTAGATTTTGGTCCTTACCCAAAGAAAAAAGAAACTATCTTCTCCCCTCTCCCCTCTCCAGCTTAGCTGCTCACTGTGCTCAGCGAACGACTGAACGAGAGCATAGAGGGACCAGCCATTTCCCTTCCGGCCACCGCCATGCCTACGATCCTATCTTCACTTCATATACTACAACCACGACTCAGCCTCCAT CCTCGGCACAGTCTCCAACTGAAAATGGCGGTAGCAGTGGTAGGTCCGGTGCCCTAGCTGCTCCGCCGGTGGTTCTGGAAGAAGCTGTTCAAAAAATCGATTTCAATCCTCCAAAAGGAACCAGAGATTTCCCTCCTGAAGAAATGCGCCTCCGTAACTGGCTCTTCAACAATTGCAGAGAG GTCtcgagattgtatggattcgaagaagTTGATTTCCCAGTATTGGAGTCGGAGGCATTGTTTATTAGGAAAGCCGGAGAGGAAATTAGGGACCAG TTATATTGTTTTGAAGATCACGGAAATCGACGTGTTGCATTGAGGCCTGAACTCACTCCTTCTCTAGCAAGGCTAGTAATACA aaAATTAGTATCCCTCCCGCTGAAATGGTCTGCTGTTGGACAGTGCTGGCGATATGAGAGGATGACAAGGGGTCGTCGTCGTGAGCGCTATCAGTGGAATATGGATATTGTTGGTGTACCTGAAGTCACA CGGATTGGGATAACTGCATCAGATGTTGGATTCAAGGTCTCTAGCAGAAAG GAAGTATTGAGGTGCTATTCCATATCTGAAAATTTGTTTGGCAAGGTCTGCATCATCATAGACAAG ATTGAGAAGATTCCTTTAGATGAAATTAAGAAAGATTTGAAGTCAGTTGGGATGTCAGAGGAGGCCATAGAGGAGCTGCTGCAAGTGCTTTCCATAAAGTCATTAACAAAGTTGGAAG ATGAAACAATTCTTAAGTTCAAGCTATACTTGACTGCTTGTGTGAATGTAGAGGTACTTGGAGGAGCAGGGGAAGCAGTTGCTGATCTTAAACAACTTTTCTCACTCGCTGAAAGGTTTGGTTATTCGGAGTGGATTCAGTTTGATGCATCAGTTGTCCGTGGCCTTGCCTACTACACTGGTATTATTTTTGAG GGTTTTGATAGAGAAGGAAAATTGAGAGCCATATGTGATGGTGGGAGATATGATCACTTACTCTCTACTTTTGGAGGTGATGACATTCCAGCTTGTGGCTTTGGATTTGGGGATGCTGTCATAGTTGAA CTACTGAAGGAGAAGGGTATCATACCAGAACTCAGTGTCCAAGTAGAGAACATTGTGTGCGCTCTAGACCATGATCTTCAAGGAGCAGCTGCTAAAGTTGCTACCTTACTCAGAGATAAAGGACAAAGTGTTGATTTAGTTTTGGAAAACAAACCTCTTAAATG GGTGTTC
- the LOC110666252 gene encoding histidine--tRNA ligase, chloroplastic/mitochondrial isoform X1: MEPSPGPLGPNCQTWADRHFGLGPFRFWSLPKEKRNYLLPSPLSSLAAHCAQRTTEREHRGTSHFPSGHRHAYDPIFTSYTTTTTQPPSSAQSPTENGGSSGRSGALAAPPVVLEEAVQKIDFNPPKGTRDFPPEEMRLRNWLFNNCREVSRLYGFEEVDFPVLESEALFIRKAGEEIRDQLYCFEDHGNRRVALRPELTPSLARLVIQKLVSLPLKWSAVGQCWRYERMTRGRRRERYQWNMDIVGVPEVTAEAELNSSIVTFFKRIGITASDVGFKVSSRKEVLRCYSISENLFGKVCIIIDKIEKIPLDEIKKDLKSVGMSEEAIEELLQVLSIKSLTKLEDETILKFKLYLTACVNVEVLGGAGEAVADLKQLFSLAERFGYSEWIQFDASVVRGLAYYTGIIFEGFDREGKLRAICDGGRYDHLLSTFGGDDIPACGFGFGDAVIVELLKEKGIIPELSVQVENIVCALDHDLQGAAAKVATLLRDKGQSVDLVLENKPLKWVFKRAARINAQRLILVGNTEWQKGMVGVKILSTGEQYEVKLDELD; encoded by the exons ATGGAGCCTTCTCCTGGACCATTAGGCCCTAATTGCCAAACTTGGGCTGATAGACACTTTGGGTTGGGCCCATTTAGATTTTGGTCCTTACCCAAAGAAAAAAGAAACTATCTTCTCCCCTCTCCCCTCTCCAGCTTAGCTGCTCACTGTGCTCAGCGAACGACTGAACGAGAGCATAGAGGGACCAGCCATTTCCCTTCCGGCCACCGCCATGCCTACGATCCTATCTTCACTTCATATACTACAACCACGACTCAGCCTCCAT CCTCGGCACAGTCTCCAACTGAAAATGGCGGTAGCAGTGGTAGGTCCGGTGCCCTAGCTGCTCCGCCGGTGGTTCTGGAAGAAGCTGTTCAAAAAATCGATTTCAATCCTCCAAAAGGAACCAGAGATTTCCCTCCTGAAGAAATGCGCCTCCGTAACTGGCTCTTCAACAATTGCAGAGAG GTCtcgagattgtatggattcgaagaagTTGATTTCCCAGTATTGGAGTCGGAGGCATTGTTTATTAGGAAAGCCGGAGAGGAAATTAGGGACCAG TTATATTGTTTTGAAGATCACGGAAATCGACGTGTTGCATTGAGGCCTGAACTCACTCCTTCTCTAGCAAGGCTAGTAATACA aaAATTAGTATCCCTCCCGCTGAAATGGTCTGCTGTTGGACAGTGCTGGCGATATGAGAGGATGACAAGGGGTCGTCGTCGTGAGCGCTATCAGTGGAATATGGATATTGTTGGTGTACCTGAAGTCACA GCTGAAGCAGAACTTAATTCTTCTATTGTTACTTTTTTCAAGCGGATTGGGATAACTGCATCAGATGTTGGATTCAAGGTCTCTAGCAGAAAG GAAGTATTGAGGTGCTATTCCATATCTGAAAATTTGTTTGGCAAGGTCTGCATCATCATAGACAAG ATTGAGAAGATTCCTTTAGATGAAATTAAGAAAGATTTGAAGTCAGTTGGGATGTCAGAGGAGGCCATAGAGGAGCTGCTGCAAGTGCTTTCCATAAAGTCATTAACAAAGTTGGAAG ATGAAACAATTCTTAAGTTCAAGCTATACTTGACTGCTTGTGTGAATGTAGAGGTACTTGGAGGAGCAGGGGAAGCAGTTGCTGATCTTAAACAACTTTTCTCACTCGCTGAAAGGTTTGGTTATTCGGAGTGGATTCAGTTTGATGCATCAGTTGTCCGTGGCCTTGCCTACTACACTGGTATTATTTTTGAG GGTTTTGATAGAGAAGGAAAATTGAGAGCCATATGTGATGGTGGGAGATATGATCACTTACTCTCTACTTTTGGAGGTGATGACATTCCAGCTTGTGGCTTTGGATTTGGGGATGCTGTCATAGTTGAA CTACTGAAGGAGAAGGGTATCATACCAGAACTCAGTGTCCAAGTAGAGAACATTGTGTGCGCTCTAGACCATGATCTTCAAGGAGCAGCTGCTAAAGTTGCTACCTTACTCAGAGATAAAGGACAAAGTGTTGATTTAGTTTTGGAAAACAAACCTCTTAAATG GGTGTTC
- the LOC110666254 gene encoding heavy metal-associated isoprenylated plant protein 6, whose product MGAEQKAAAVEATGGGDKKDDAKVVSVYKMDMHCEGCAKKIKRAVKHLEGVEEVKTDCEGNKLTVTGNVDPARVKARLEEKTKKKVEIVSPQPKKDGGDKKPEQKAEKKPEEKKPEEKKPPKESTVVLKIRTHCDGCISKIKKIILKFKGVDSVTVDGPKDLVTVKGTMEVKEMVPYLKEKLRRNVDVVPPKKEEENKGGGEKKEAAKAEKKEETKAEKKGDGGKEEAAASGSGAKVEVSKMEYYPAPAPTHWFDGMFGHSYTVEPQHGYYPVNQGYPMNQGYPMMTHGYVQQGYVQPGYVMEPVYHHPMHAPQMFSDENPNSCSVM is encoded by the exons ATGGGCGCTGAACAGAAAGCCGCTGCTGTAGAAGCCACCGGCGGCGGCGACAAGAAAGATGACGCCAAGGTTGTCTCCGTTTACAAGATGGACATGCATTGCGAGGGTTGTGCGAAGAAAATTAAGCGCGCTGTTAAGCATTTAGAAG GTGTGGAAGAGGTGAAGACAGATTGTGAAGGCAACAAACTGACGGTGACCGGGAATGTAGACCCGGCGAGAGTCAAGGCGAGGCTGGAGGAGAAAACGAAGAAGAAAGTGGAGATCGTGTCTCCTCAGCCTAAGAAAGACGGCGGCGATAAGAAACCCGAGCAAAAAGCCGAGAAGAAACCGGAGGAGAAAAAACCCGAGGAGAAGAAACCACCCAAAGAG AGTACGGTCGTTTTGAAAATCAGAACCCACTGCGATGGATGCATTTCAAAAATAAAGAAGATTATCTTGAAATTCAAAg GGGTTGATAGCGTGACAGTGGACGGACCGAAGGACTTGGTCACGGTGAAGGGGACAATGGAAGTAAAGGAAATGGTGCCTTACCTCAAGGAGAAGCTCAGGAGGAACGTGGATGTGGTTCCCCctaagaaagaggaagaaaataaAGGAGGCGGCGAGAAGAAAGAAGCAGCCAAGGCCGAGAAGAAAGAAGAAACTAAAGCTGAGAAGAAAGGAGACGGTGGCAAGGAGGAGGCGGCGGCTAGTGGTAGTGGAGCTAAGGTGGAGGTGAGCAAGATGGAGTACTACCCAGCACCGGCACCCACTCACTGGTTCGATGGAATGTTTGGTCACAGTTACACAGTGGAGCCCCAACACGGGTACTACCCGGTGAATCAGGGGTACCCGATGAATCAAGGGTACCCGATGATGACCCATGGGTACGTACAACAAGGATATGTACAGCCGGGGTATGTGATGGAACCAGTGTACCACCATCCAATGCATGCACCACAGATGTTCAGCGACGAGAATCCCAACTCGTGTTCCGTGATGTGA